The proteins below come from a single Procambarus clarkii isolate CNS0578487 chromosome 26, FALCON_Pclarkii_2.0, whole genome shotgun sequence genomic window:
- the LOC138368936 gene encoding uncharacterized protein has translation MQYPADVWQYTAAIHHSNTPQQYTAAIHHSNTPQQYTAAIHRSNTTQHYNTARHRSNTPQQYTAAIQHSNTPQQYTTAIHRSNTTQQYTTAIHHGNTPQQYNTALQHSNTPQQYTAAIHRSNTPQQYTTAIHRSNTPQQYNTALQHSNTPQQYTAAIHRSNTTQQYTAAIHRSNTPQQYTAAIHRSNTPQQYNTAIHRSNTPQQYTAAIHRSNTPQQYNTAIQHSNTPQQYTAAIHRSNTPQQYTTAIQRSNTPQQYTAALQHSNTPQHYNTAIQHSNTKQQYTAAIQRSNTPQQYTATIHRSITPQQYNTAIHRSITTQQYTAALQHSNTPQQYTAAIHRSNTPQQYNTAIQRSNTTQQYTAAIHRSNTTQQYTAQYNTAIHRSITTQQYTAALQHSNTPQHYNTAIHRSNTPQHYKTAIHRSITTQQYNAAMHRSNTPQQYTTAIHRSNTTQQYTAAIHRSNTPQQYTTAIKRSNAPQQCTAAIHRSNTPQQYNTAIHRSNTPQQYTAAIHHSNTTQQCTAAIHRSNTPQQYTAAIYHSNTPQQYNTAIHRSNTPQQYNTGERLAGQYDATDNIIQLRRPL, from the exons ATGCAGTACCCAGCAGACGTATGG CAATACACCGCAGCAATACACCACAGCAATACACCGCAGCAATACACCGCAGCAATACACCACAGCAATACACCACAGCAATACACCGCAGCAATACACCGCAGCAATACAACACAGCATTACAACACAGCAAGACACCGCAGCAATACACCACAGCAATACACCGCAgcaatacaacacagcaatacaccgcagcaatacaccacagcaatacaccgcagcaatacaacacagcaatacacCACAGCAATACACCACGGCAATACACCGCAGCAATACAACACAGCATTACAACACAGCAATACACCGCAGCAATACACCGCAGCAATACACCGCAGCAATACACCGCAGCAATACACCACAGCAATACACCGCAGCAATACACCGCAGCAATACAACACAGCATTACAACACAGCAATACACCGCAGCAATACACCGCAGCAATACACCGCAgcaatacaacacagcaatacacCGCAGCAATACACCGCAGCAATACACCGCAGCAATACACCGCAGCAATACACCGCAGCAATACACCACAgcaatacaacacagcaatacaccgcagcaatacaccgcagcaatacaccgcagcaatacaccgcagcaatacaccgcagcaatacaacacagcaatacaacacagcaatacacCGCAGCAATACACCGCAGCAATACACCGCAGCAATACACCGCAGCAATACACCACAGCAATACAACGCAGCAATACACCGCAGCAATACACCGCAGCATTACAACACAGCAATACACCGCAGCATTACAACACAgcaatacaacacagcaatacaaAGCAGCAATACACCGCAGCAATACAACGCAGCAATACACCGCAGCAATACACCGCAACAATACACCGCAGCATTACACCGCAgcaatacaacacagcaatacaccgcagcattacaacacagcaatacaccgcagcattacaacacagcaatacaccgcagcaatacaccgcagcaatacaccgcagcaatacaccgcagcaatacaacacagcaatacagCGCAgcaatacaacacagcaatacaccgcagcaatacaccgcagcaatacaacgcagcaatacaccgca caatacaacacagcaatacacCGCAGCATTACAACACAGCAATACACCGCAGCATTACAACACAGCAATACACCGCAGCATTACAACACAGCAATACACCGCAGCAATACACCGCAGCATTACAAGACAGCAATACACCGCAGCATTACAACACAGCAATACAACGCAGCAATGCATCGCAGCAATACACCACAGCAATACACCACAGCAATACACCGCAgcaatacaacacagcaatacacCGCAGCAATACACCGCAGCAATACACCGCAGCAATACACCACAGCAATAAAACGCAGCAATGCACCGCAGCAATGCACCGCAGCAATACACCGTAGCAATACACCACAgcaatacaacacagcaatacacCGCAGCAATACACCGCAGCAATACACCGCAGCAATACACCACAGCAATACAACGCAGCAATGCACCGCAGCAATACACCGTAGCAATACACCGCAGCAATACACCGCAGCAATATACCACAGCAATACACCGCAgcaatacaacacagcaatacacCGCAGCAATACACCGCAGCAATACAACACAGGAGAACGCCTCGCTGGACAATACGATGCGACAGATAATATAATCCAACTCAGGAGACCATTATGA